One Helianthus annuus cultivar XRQ/B chromosome 7, HanXRQr2.0-SUNRISE, whole genome shotgun sequence genomic region harbors:
- the LOC110944138 gene encoding cell surface glycoprotein 1-like: protein MSSSESGLSDTVGPMAIVSDDGIIPELEIFTSDTESDPEMMSDDDDDFQPFALPDFGDDVPHADGPSHPHPDGEHVVAPIPVPLPLAAFPFEDLPFDDLFDDDVDLFDGPADGAQGDGVVAEDAIVVPLVEIPIIDISSDHSVPDSFESVSSSALQEVPAPEPVPSPEPLPDFDPVPFGTPDIAPLIPDPVPTPTDPIAFASQTDPRYAFNSNGWIDDDDDDVPLSIHDSASQVDPRYPDPPVIEPVTPPHAPALFDVASFHPVESDVHRTDLPITYLQDIPAPRPGEGPSSQQPGYDPRVSAAFPHMPQYTPTAHFTSSPLDEPFRWFPPYTMPTSDPYNPSHFSGYTRDELLLSLQLQYEIMSRRVLELEMIPRPPPCSCPSPFATPPSPILPYPDFDIRFLTMEQHISYLLRRVYDLEEELAHVRSLLFVPPPPPPPPSA, encoded by the exons ATGTCTTCGTCTGAGAGTGGACTGTCTGACACTGTTGGCCCCATGGCTATTGTCTCTGACGATGGGATTATCCCTGAGCTAGAGATCTTTACCTCCGATACCGAGAGTGACCCGGAGATGATGTCCGACGACGACGATGATTTCCAGCCTTTTGCGCTGCCCGACTTTGGCGATGATGTACCGCATGCTGATG GGCCATCTCATCCACATCCCGATGGTGAGCATGTCGTGGCTCCGATCCCCGTCCCTTTGCCTCTTGCTGCTTTTCCTTTTGAGGATTTACCttttgatgacttgttcgatgaTGATGTCGATCTTTTTGATGGTCCCGCTGATGGTGCCCAGGGAGATGGAGTTGTAGCTGAGGATGCCATTGTTGTTCCACTCGTTGAGATTCCTATTATTGATATTTCTTCTGATCATTCTGTCCCCGATTCTTTCGAGTCTGTATCCTCTTCCGCCTTACAGGAA GTACCAGCTCCCGAGCCGGTGCCATCTCCTGAGCCTTTGCCTGATTTTGACCCTGTTCCCTTTGGTACACCTGACATTGCACCACTTATACCAGATCCGGTTCCTACACCCACTGACCCTATTGCTTTTGCCAGTCAGACAGACCCCCGATACGCTTTCAATAGCAATGGGTggatagatgatgatgatgatgatgtacctCTCTCGATCCATGATTCTGCCAGTCAGGTAGACCCCCGTTACCCTGACCCTCCTGTTATCGAGCCCGTTACTCCCCCACATGCTCCTGCACTTTTTGACGTTGCTTCTTTTCATCCGGTTGAGTCAGATGTACACCGCACTGACTTACCTATCACTTACTTGCAGGACATACCTgcaccccgtccaggggaaggccCGTCTAGCCAGCAGCCTGGCTACGACCCTCGTGTCTCAGCAGCTTTTCCTCACATGCCTCAGTATACACCTACTGCTCATTTTACTTCTTCACCACTGGATGAGCCATTTAGGTGGTTCCCACCCTATACCATGCCGACTTCTGATCCCTATAATCCCTCACACTTTAGTGGCTACACACGGGATGAGTTACTTCTGTCATTACAGCTTCAGTATGAGATCATGAGTCGTAGAGTTTTGGAGCTTGAGATGATTCCACGTCCCCCACCTTGTTCATGTCCGTCACCTTTTGCGACTCCACCTTCTCCTATTTTGCCTTATCCAGATTTTGATATTCGATTTCTCACTATGGAGCAGCATATCAGTTATCTGTTGCGGCGCGTTTACGATCTTGAGGAGGAGCTTGCGCATGTGCGCAGCTTGCTTTttgttcctccacctcctcctccacccccatcagCATAA